TGGGGCTCCTGCTCCAGCAGCACGTCCCGGCCCACGATGCCCAGGTCGGCCGCGCCGTGCTCCACGTAGGTGGGCACGTCCTGGCCCCGGACCACCAGGAACCGGTACGGCGGCGCGTCGAACCGAAGCAGCCGCGAGTCCCCGCGGGCCACCGAGGCCGGCACCCCGCAGGCCTCGAGGAACGCGGTGGCGTCGTCCAGCACCCTCCCCTTGGGAAGGGCGAAGGTCAACGGCGCCGAGGTCTGGCTCTCCATGGAACCTCCTTATCAACCAGGCGGCCAAATGGTCGCTTCCGCTGCCTCGACCGGGGGCAAGGGACCTGCCGGAGAGCCGGGCGCGGCTCCTTAGCTCGCCGCGCAGCGCCTCCGGCGTTCGGACCTCGAAATGGTGCGCACTCCACCGAGTTGGAAAGAAACCAACTCCCCTGTCCCGTGCCGGCACGGCGAATCTCAACGCCCGGCTTCGCGCCCGGCCGGAGGCAGGTCCCTTGCCCCGCCCTCCGGAAGAAGCGAGGCTGCTTTGTCGCCGGGTTAACGCTCCCGTATCCGCCGGATCCGGGCGCCCAGGCCGGCCAGCTTCTCCTCCAGCCGCTCGTATCCGCGGTCCAGGTGGTACACCCGCGAGACCACCGTGGTGCCGTCGGCCACCAGGCCCGCCAGGACCAGGGCCGCGCTGGCCCGCAGGTCGGTGGCCATGACCCGGGCGCCCGACAGCCGCCGCACCCCCCGGACCACGGCGCTGCCCCCCTCCACCCGGATGTCCGCGCCCATGCGGTTGAGCTCGGGCACGTGCATGAACCGGTTCTCGAACACGGTCTCGGTGATCACGCTCAGGCCCCGGCCCACCGCCATCAGGGCCATGAACTGGGCCTGCATGTCGGTGGGGAACCCGGGGTAGGGCCCGGTGCGCACGTCCACGCTGCGGGCCCGGCCGTCACCGCGGACCCGCAGGCCGTCCTTCACGGGATCCACCCGGGCTCCGGCCTGCTTGAGCTTCGCCACCAGCGCGTCCAGGTGGTCGGCCCGGGCCCCCCGCACCGTGACCTCGCCCCCGCACAGGGCGCCCGCCACCAGGAACGTGCCGGCCTCGATCCGGTCGGGGACCGGCAGGTGATCCATGGGGCCCAACTCGCCCACCCCGTCGATCTCGATCACCGAGGAGCCGGCGCCCCGCACCCGACCGCCCATGGCGTTGAGGCAACGGGCCAGGTCCTCCACCTCGGGCTCCCGGGCCGCGTTCTCGATCACGGTGCGGCCCTCGGCCAGGGCGGCGGCCATCATCAGGTTCTCGGTGCCGGTCACGGTGGGCAGGTCCAGCACGATCCGGGCCCCCCGAAGCCGCCGGGCCGTGACCTCCACGTATCCGTGCTCGAGCACGACCCGGGCCCCCATGGCCTCCAGCCCCTTCAGGTGCATGTCGATCGGCCTAGCGCCGATGGCGCAGCCGCCGGGCAGGCTCACCCGGGCCCGGCCGAACCGGGCCACCAGGGGTCCGAGCACCAGCACCGAGGCCCGCATGGTCTTCACCAGCTCGTAGGGGGCCTCCCGGCCGGGCACCCGGGCGGCGTCGACCCACAGCCCCCCGTCGCCGAACTCCACCCCCGCCCCCAGGTGCTCCAGGAGCCGGGCCAGGGTGCGCACATCGCTCAGGCGGGGCACCCGCCGGAGCCGGCTCCGGCCCGGGGCCAGGAGCGCCGCGGCCATGAGCGGCAGCACCGCGTTCTTGGCCGGGCTCACCTCCACCGTGCCCGTCAGCCTGGCCCCGCCCTCGATCTCGATCGCGTCCATGGGTTGAGTCGCTCGGAAGCTCGGAAGCTCGAAAGCTTGAAAGCTTGAAAGCTAGAAGGCTAGAAAGCATATGGCGACGGTGGGGCTG
This is a stretch of genomic DNA from Deferrisoma camini S3R1. It encodes these proteins:
- the murA gene encoding UDP-N-acetylglucosamine 1-carboxyvinyltransferase, translating into MDAIEIEGGARLTGTVEVSPAKNAVLPLMAAALLAPGRSRLRRVPRLSDVRTLARLLEHLGAGVEFGDGGLWVDAARVPGREAPYELVKTMRASVLVLGPLVARFGRARVSLPGGCAIGARPIDMHLKGLEAMGARVVLEHGYVEVTARRLRGARIVLDLPTVTGTENLMMAAALAEGRTVIENAAREPEVEDLARCLNAMGGRVRGAGSSVIEIDGVGELGPMDHLPVPDRIEAGTFLVAGALCGGEVTVRGARADHLDALVAKLKQAGARVDPVKDGLRVRGDGRARSVDVRTGPYPGFPTDMQAQFMALMAVGRGLSVITETVFENRFMHVPELNRMGADIRVEGGSAVVRGVRRLSGARVMATDLRASAALVLAGLVADGTTVVSRVYHLDRGYERLEEKLAGLGARIRRIRER